Within the Thermanaeromonas toyohensis ToBE genome, the region TTCCCACGTCATCTTACCCCCTCCTGTTTTCCTCGACCCTAGTATTCTCCTAGCCTACCACCCCCGGCTGTACTCGTCAGCACATGGAATACAGACGGGTTTTCCTCCTTTCACGCGCGCTCGCACCTCGGCTACTGGCTCACCGCACACAGAACAAATTACGGAATCAAAAAGGCGCGCCTTGGGAGGAGGTTCTACCTCTAGCCTTTGCACAGTGCATATTTCTTCCTCTGGTGCTTCTAAAATATAGCGCATCCGCTGCTCTTGGTATTGCTGGAAAAGAGCCTTCTCCTCTTCGCTAGCTTCCCTCCCAAACACCTTTTTCCTTAACTCTCGGTAAGTCTCCTCCTGTTGCCAGGCCGTCGCCTTTATGGCTATGCGGACTGCCCGGTGGCTGTCCCGGCAGATGAAGGTAAAAACATGCTTACCATAATCCCGGTAAAGCAGGTTGCCCTTCCCCAGGGTACAACCCGTTAATACCTGAATAGCATCCACTCCACAGGCGTCGGTCTCCACCACGGCTACTAGTTCCTCATCTTGCGCCCGTTCTGTCTTCAGCTCCCGCAACGCAATTTGGGCTGCCCGGTAGCCTACGGCCAACCCCGGGCAAGCATGGCCATGAAATTCAACAGCTCTTTCCCAATCGCTCAATGGACGGCACATACCCCAAACACGCTCCTTTTTAAAGACTAAATAAAAAACCATGGAAGCCGCCTCCGCCCTGCTTAAGCTAGAGAACCTCCATGGTTCTGGCTAAAGCTTGAAAAGTTGGACTTTAGAGCCCCCTGGCTCCTTGCCAGGTAGTCTATAAATTAATTCGCCACAACTGTAAAAATCCCTTCACAAAATTAGCCGGGCATAACCCGGCCTTAAGTTTTAAAAAAGCTCAATTCTTTTTCTCTTCCCCATCCTCCCCCTCTTTCTCCAGAGCATCGATCTGAGCTTTAATGGCCTTAAGCTGGTTCTCCAAAAGTCTGGCTTGCTGCTTTAACCATTCTACTTGCGGTTCCATCTCCTGAAAAGCAGGAACTCCGCCGGTCAAAGGTATGGGCCCCCACCAGGCCCGCATCCAGCCGGGTAGCCCCGTAGCGTAGTACATGTATCGCCAGCCCCGGCCAAAGCCGCCTAGACACCAAGGAAAACCGCCCCAAAACATAATATCATCCTCCTCCTTTTCTCTTTTTAATAACCACAAAAACAGTAACGCTCAAAACCAGCAAGATAAGCAATGCCAGCAATAGTAACTCCATAAAAGATGATAGGTTTTTGCCCCAATAAAAGGGTTATAGTATCATTTACTGCTGTAGTCCCTGTAGCCACTATTATATCGCACCAATCTAAGATCTCGGGTGTATGAGAAACGTCTTCCACTATAACCTTACCTTTCTTCTGCCCAATATTATCCGGGTCTAAATCAACCACTCTTAAAGGAAAACATTCAGATAGGTTTATAACCATAGCAGGTTGCAACCCGATGAAAGCAATGCGGGGATGGCTAAAGCGTTCTCTTATATAAGTTACTAACTGCCTAGCACATTGCCCGGGTTCCTTATCCCGGCAATGCACAGTCTTATCCACTAGTTTTAAATACCGCATAACGGCATTGAGGGTAGCTACAAACACCGCTCTCTCGAAGTTATTCTTTAAAGGCAAAGCAAGTACATCTTCTATAGTACCTCGAAAGTTCCCCGGCATGTCAGTAAAAGCTTGACCCCGGTTACCTAAAAATAGAGCTTCCATCATCACTTCTTTACCCTTTAAAAGAGGAAAATCATCCCTTTCTGGTCGCCCAATGGCTTCCTCAGGCGTTAAAGGTCTAGCATTTATTACTTGTATCTCTTCCCTCTGTAAGCCATTAGCAGCAACTAACTCGCTAAATTTGCCCCGAATATCTTCTAAAAATCCCATTTTCGCTCCTTCCCCTTAGGCCATTTTAAAAACACGTCCCACATCACCTAAAGTAAACTTATCCCCTAAAGCCTGATAAAGGCTTATAAAGATATTCGGCTAATAAAACCTTGTACACGTTCCAACAACATACCTTGGTAACTCTCTATCTTACCGTGATCGCACAAGGTAGTTAACTCCGGGTCCAGGGGCAAAACACCTAAAAGAGGTATACCGGCTTTGGCCGCCGCCTCTTCAGCTCGACTGGGGCCGAAAATATAAATTTCCTTGCCGCAATCTGGGCAAAGGATATAGCTCATATTTTCTACCAAGCCTAGTATTTTAACCTTCATTAAGCTTGCCATTTTAATAGCCTTACGCACTATCATATTAGCCAGTTCCTGGGGTGAAGTAACAATCACTATTCCAGCAAGGGGAAAAGATTGCATTACTGTTAGAGGTGCATCTCCAGTACCTGGGGGCAAATCAACTAAAAGATAATCAAGCTCGCCCCAAAGTACATCGGTCCAGAACTGCTTTACTGCACTGGCGATGAGCGGCCCACGCCAGATGACAGGATCATCTTCCTGGGGTAACAAGAGATTTAGAGAAATAATTTTTATTCCCAGCGGGCTTTCCGCCGGAAAAATTCCTAGATCGCTCCCCTGAAGAGGCCGATGAATATTAAACATTTTAGGGATACTGGGACCTGTAATATCTGCATCCAGGATACCCACCTGGTAACTTTCCCGGGCCAGGGCTACTGCCAGTAACGCGGTCACTGAAGATTTGCCGACCCCGCCTTTGCCGCTCATAATACCGATTACATGTTTTATATGGTTTATGTCCTTGGAGGGGAGCTTTTCTGCTTTTTTTGTTTCGCAAGTAGTAGAAGTACATGTTTCAGGGTGGCAAGTCTCGCAGGCCTCTTTAGTCAACGTTTCCTCACCACTTTCTAATCTTTTTTGGTGTTTTGTAGCGCCTTTTGTTTTGGCCTTTTAGCCAGGTAATCCTCGATAGCTTTATGGAGGGCTTCGGCGCCTAAATTAGAGCAATGTATTTTGGGATCAGGTAAGCCGCCCAGGGCCTTGATAATATCCAGGTCGGTTATTCTTAAAGCTTCCTCTACCGTCTTTCCCTTAGCTAGTTCGGTCAATATACTGCTGGTAGCTATAGCTGCCGGGCAGCCTGAGATTTCAAACTTTACGTCTATCAATTTCCCTTCCTGGACCCTTATATAGATTTTCAAATAATCACCACAATTGGGATCTCCTATTATCCCTATACCGTCGGCATCCGGTATACAGCCGACATTACGGGGATTAAGAAAATGTTCCAGCACGCTGGTATTGTACATAAGGTCACCTCTTTAAGTTTCCCTTCGATGCCCACTAGCTGCGGCAACAACTACCGGGTACACAATCATCTGGTCGCGAATCTCTACCGCAACATAGTCCTTTAGAATCTGGGTTTGTCCGTATGTTACCCTTGATTATATCCGGTGGCGAAAATATCCTTACAAGTTTACTGCTCCCACAAACAGGGCAACTTTGAGCCTCTTCTCGCTTGTAAAACACGCTCAGTGCTCCACAATCGTTACACTTATACTCAAATTCGGGCATCCCCATCGCCTCCTAGAGGCTTTTAAACAATCAGTGGCTTTTATGGTCATTTGTTCATTTGTATTTTATCCTGACTTTGAACATATGTCAATTAAAAATAATAACCCACAACATAAAGCTTGGAACACCCTTGGCAAACAGGATTTAACTTCTTAAGAAAAGAAGTGCGAAAATCCCGATAAGGGGGACTTTCCCAAATAGAATCCAGGGAAGCCTCCTTAACGTTACCGAACGTAAGTTTAAGTACCGGCAATGCCCCGCCTTTGGTATATCTTAAGGGAACGCCAGAAACCGGCAGGTTAGAAAAAACACAGGGAGACACTGAGCCATCGCTTCCTACAAATAAAGAGCGCAATATGTTTTCTGAACAAAGGCCGGGAGGTCGGTTACGATCTATCAAATAGTAGTAAATTTCTAACCCTTTCTTTCGGCCCTCTCTCACTACGGCATCTAGAAGGCCCTTTACCTTAGCCCATTCCCGAGGAGCCTCTACAGATATAGCTTCTTCCTTTAGTTCCGGGGAAGGAACAAAGTCTAGGGTACTTATAACTACTTGCTTTATTCCTCGACCTTGTAACCACATGGGGAGTTTTGGCAAATTTTCCAATCCGGAACGTAGGAGCATATAGGCCACGTGGATGTCAGGTTTTTGGCTACGGTAGCGCCTTTTAGCAGCGGCTACTTCGTTAATAGCCTCTAGAACCTGGTAAAAAGTGGTGCCCTGCCTCCATTTATCATGTTCTTCTTCTATACCTGCCAAAGAAAAGGCCAAGATATCCATACCTGAAGCTACTATCTCACTCGCTGTCCTCGCCTCCACTAGCGTTCCATTAGTGGTAGTGCCCACCAGGCATCCTGCTTTCTTAGCGCGGTCAACAAAGGTGAAAAAATGAGGATGGAGCAAAGGCTCACCCCATCCCTGGAGAAATATTAGGCTAGCTTGGGGAAAATAAGGTACCAGCCTTTGGAAGGTATCCGGGTCAAGATGCCTACTTTTCCAGGAATTGCGGTAAACCGTATGGGGACAATAGCTACACATGGCGTTACAGTAGGAAGTGACCTCTACCTGGATCCAGTCAAATTTTAGTACCATGTTTTAATCCCCCAACTTAGAATGGCAAAAAGAAGTTCATTGACCTATCTTAGAATTGATAAGTTAATGGTATAATAAAGTGAAAAGTGCTCCCCTGACCAGGTTTGCTCTCCGCCCATATACGACCGCCATGAGCTACTACAATTTCTCTAGCAATGGCCAAACCTAAACCCATCCCTCCTCCAGCCTCCAGCTTAGAGGCCCTGGAACGGTAAAAACGTTCAAAGATGTAGGGCAGGTCTTGGGGAGCTATGCCCGGCCCAGTATCTGTAATAGAAACATGAAGGTGGTCCTTCCCTTTTTCTACCTGGAGTCTGATAAGCCCTCCTGGCGGGGTATGACGTAAGGCATTAGATAATAAGTTCAGAAAAACCTGGGTTATACGGTCAGGATCTATCCTTATTAAAGGCAAGGGGCGATCTACTTCGACTTGAAAATTTATATCCTGGCTAGCAGCTTCAGCTGCAAAGGTAGTGGTCACCCGTTCTAATAATTCTTCCAGGGAAACCTCCTGGAAGTGGAGAGCAAGTTTTCCTATCTCCGCTAAGCTTAGCTCCTCTAAATCTTTCACGAGCCTAGAGAGCCTTAAGACTTCATCATGTAAAGAAGCCATGAGTTCCGGTGTGGGCTTAGATACCCCTTCCTGCATAGCTTCCAGGTTGCCCCTTAACACAGCTAGGGGAGTGCGCAATTCGTGGGCGATATCCGCCATCAAATTTTTTCGCGAATTCTCATAGCCTTCCAGACTATCAGCCATGGAATTAAAGGCTTGAGCTAGCTCCCCTATTTCATCTTGACTAGATATAGTAACCCGATGATTCCACTGGCGGGTGGCAATTTTACGCGCAGCGGAGACCAACTCCCCTAAAGGTGCAGTTAGCCGGCGAGCAAGGAATAATCCTAAGGCTATAGCCAGCAGAAAGGCCATTAAGCCGCTTAAAGCAGTACCTAGTAAAACGCTATCCTTAAATTCTTGTTCTAGGGAACGGATTCCTGTTTCGGACCTGGTAGTTACTAAAAGGTAGCCTATAATATCCTGGTTATAACTTAAGGGGAAAGCTTTTTTTAGTTCAGTCGGGCTTAACCTTTGACCGAGAAAGGTTCCTTCAGAATCTCCGATTATTTTCCCCTCCTTATCTGTCAATATAATTCTTTCCAGACCCCCCCGGCCTGGAAAGCCAGGCCCGCCCCGTCCCCACCCTGGCCTGGGGTAACTGAACAGGGACTGTACCCCTTCAAAGCTCCCATTATTACGACGATAATAGGAAAGAAGGATAGATCGCCATTCTAAAATTCTAAGTTCTTTTTGCCGGTTTAAATAAGTGTCAAAGGAGCGACCGGCAATAATATTGGAGGTAACAGCCACCAGGGCTATGGCTACCAAAGCTACTGCCACCATAGCAGCAGTGATTTTAAAAGATAGCTTCATATCCTATCTGGGCCTGAACTTGTAGCCCACTCCATAAACAGTAAGTATATATTGGGGATTAGCAGGATCTTTCTCTATCTTCTTTCGCAAATTGCTTATATGGGTATCCACTGAGCGCTCGTAACCTAAAAAAGCCTCACCTAAGGCTAAATCTAATAACTGCATACGAGTGAAGACCCGACCTGGATGGCGCGCCATAACCGAAAGAAGAGCAAATTCAGTAGGGGTTAGTTCTATTTCGCGATCCTCCACCCTTACTTCCCGCGTAGTAAAATCTATGTAAAGATCTCCAAGGGTTAATTCCTCATGCCGGGATGTGTCTTTAGCCTTACTT harbors:
- a CDS encoding FmdE family protein; amino-acid sequence: MVFYLVFKKERVWGMCRPLSDWERAVEFHGHACPGLAVGYRAAQIALRELKTERAQDEELVAVVETDACGVDAIQVLTGCTLGKGNLLYRDYGKHVFTFICRDSHRAVRIAIKATAWQQEETYRELRKKVFGREASEEEKALFQQYQEQRMRYILEAPEEEICTVQRLEVEPPPKARLFDSVICSVCGEPVAEVRARVKGGKPVCIPCADEYSRGW
- a CDS encoding FmdB family zinc ribbon protein, translated to MGMPEFEYKCNDCGALSVFYKREEAQSCPVCGSSKLVRIFSPPDIIKGNIRTNPDSKGLCCGRDSRPDDCVPGSCCRS
- a CDS encoding Mrp/NBP35 family ATP-binding protein, coding for MTKEACETCHPETCTSTTCETKKAEKLPSKDINHIKHVIGIMSGKGGVGKSSVTALLAVALARESYQVGILDADITGPSIPKMFNIHRPLQGSDLGIFPAESPLGIKIISLNLLLPQEDDPVIWRGPLIASAVKQFWTDVLWGELDYLLVDLPPGTGDAPLTVMQSFPLAGIVIVTSPQELANMIVRKAIKMASLMKVKILGLVENMSYILCPDCGKEIYIFGPSRAEEAAAKAGIPLLGVLPLDPELTTLCDHGKIESYQGMLLERVQGFISRISL
- a CDS encoding sensor histidine kinase — encoded protein: MKLSFKITAAMVAVALVAIALVAVTSNIIAGRSFDTYLNRQKELRILEWRSILLSYYRRNNGSFEGVQSLFSYPRPGWGRGGPGFPGRGGLERIILTDKEGKIIGDSEGTFLGQRLSPTELKKAFPLSYNQDIIGYLLVTTRSETGIRSLEQEFKDSVLLGTALSGLMAFLLAIALGLFLARRLTAPLGELVSAARKIATRQWNHRVTISSQDEIGELAQAFNSMADSLEGYENSRKNLMADIAHELRTPLAVLRGNLEAMQEGVSKPTPELMASLHDEVLRLSRLVKDLEELSLAEIGKLALHFQEVSLEELLERVTTTFAAEAASQDINFQVEVDRPLPLIRIDPDRITQVFLNLLSNALRHTPPGGLIRLQVEKGKDHLHVSITDTGPGIAPQDLPYIFERFYRSRASKLEAGGGMGLGLAIAREIVVAHGGRIWAESKPGQGSTFHFIIPLTYQF
- a CDS encoding radical SAM protein: MVLKFDWIQVEVTSYCNAMCSYCPHTVYRNSWKSRHLDPDTFQRLVPYFPQASLIFLQGWGEPLLHPHFFTFVDRAKKAGCLVGTTTNGTLVEARTASEIVASGMDILAFSLAGIEEEHDKWRQGTTFYQVLEAINEVAAAKRRYRSQKPDIHVAYMLLRSGLENLPKLPMWLQGRGIKQVVISTLDFVPSPELKEEAISVEAPREWAKVKGLLDAVVREGRKKGLEIYYYLIDRNRPPGLCSENILRSLFVGSDGSVSPCVFSNLPVSGVPLRYTKGGALPVLKLTFGNVKEASLDSIWESPPYRDFRTSFLKKLNPVCQGCSKLYVVGYYF
- a CDS encoding iron-sulfur cluster assembly scaffold protein, with translation MYNTSVLEHFLNPRNVGCIPDADGIGIIGDPNCGDYLKIYIRVQEGKLIDVKFEISGCPAAIATSSILTELAKGKTVEEALRITDLDIIKALGGLPDPKIHCSNLGAEALHKAIEDYLAKRPKQKALQNTKKD
- a CDS encoding Rossmann-like domain-containing protein; this encodes MGFLEDIRGKFSELVAANGLQREEIQVINARPLTPEEAIGRPERDDFPLLKGKEVMMEALFLGNRGQAFTDMPGNFRGTIEDVLALPLKNNFERAVFVATLNAVMRYLKLVDKTVHCRDKEPGQCARQLVTYIRERFSHPRIAFIGLQPAMVINLSECFPLRVVDLDPDNIGQKKGKVIVEDVSHTPEILDWCDIIVATGTTAVNDTITLLLGQKPIIFYGVTIAGIAYLAGFERYCFCGY
- a CDS encoding DUF5320 domain-containing protein, giving the protein MFWGGFPWCLGGFGRGWRYMYYATGLPGWMRAWWGPIPLTGGVPAFQEMEPQVEWLKQQARLLENQLKAIKAQIDALEKEGEDGEEKKN